GATTTAACGCTTAGCTGTAAAGTAAGTATTTCTTTATTTGAAAAATTAAATATAAATTCATGTTTATCACCTGCTTTTAAAGGTTTGTTTTTAATTCCAAACAACATAATATGTAAAGAACCAGGTTTTAATGTTGTTGATGAGTTTGCTTTAATAAGAATGTTTTTTACTTGTTTCATACTCATAACTGCATTTTTCATTGAACTGTTATGCATTTCAATATTAGATACAATATTTGACGTAATAGAATCCAAAGTAATATCTTCATTGGAGTTATTAACAATACTTAAAAAAGCTGCTGAGTTTGGTACCATTGGGGGAGTTGCTCTTATATAAGCATTTGTAATTTCTATGCTAGAAGCATATATACTTGAGCATAAAAGTAATAAACTTAAGATTGATTTTTTGAACACGAATTTCCTTTTTTATTTTATAAATGTATTTTATTGGATTATTGTTAATTTTGTGTTAAATTACATTTTGATAACTTAATTTTTTTCTTTAAGTAGTCCCAAAGCATAAATATGAAAAAATCACAAATATACTTTTAGTGAAAACTAAAAACTATAGTGTAAAGATATTAGATAAACATTTACTTAGTGTAAGAACTAAGAAACGTAATGGAAAAATTCGATTTTTCTCTTTTAACTTTAAGTAATAGATGAAAATTATATTACTGCAATATGCAGTTTTAAAATAGTGTTTAAAAGCTTAGTGATAATTGAAAATGTTTGCCTTAATGGATTTGTACGTACTAATTACTCAATATCACTCTTTTTCTCAACTATTCTATAATTTTTTCTAAATTAAATTTTTTAAGGATAAACATGATTGTTTTAGAAATAAAAGACATCAAAGAATTGATTTCAAAAGTAGGGTATAAAGATTTTTTCTTACAACTAATTGATACATTAGAAGAAGACTATAAAAATTGGGATGATTTTGATAAGAGTCCAAGAGTTGCTAACCATGTACATGGTGGAGTGATTGAATTAATGCCAATTTCAAATGATGAAATGTATTCATTTAAATATGTAAACGGACATCCAAAAAATCCAGATCAAGGTAAATTCACAGTAATGGCTACGGGACAACTCTCACTTACAAATACAGGTGAGCCTCTTATGTTTTCTGAAATGACACTCTTAACAGCTTTTAGAACAGCTGCAACATCTGCTATGATGGCAAAACATATGGCAAAAAAAGAATCAAAGGTTCTTGCTTTAATTGGAACTGGGTCCCAAAGCGAATTTCAATACCTTGCTTACTCATTTATTTTTGATTTAGAAGAAGTACGGTTTTATGATACTGATCCAAAAGCTATGCGAAAATTTGAAAAAAACATGGCACAGTTTAATGTTAAATTAACGCCTTGTAAAGACTCACGTGAAGCAGTAATTGGAGCTGATTTAATTACTACTTGTACGGCTGATAAAAAATACCAAACAGTACTTACAAAAGACATGATTACAAAAGATGTTTTTATTAATGGTTTAGGTGGGGATTGCCCAGGTAAAACTGAAATAGAAAAAGAATTAGTTGAAGCTTCTACTGTTGTAGTTGAGTTCTTGCCTCAGTCAAAAATTGAAGGTGAAATTCAACAAATGCCAAAAGATTTTACCTGTACAGAATTTCATGAAATTATAAAAGGTGAAAAAAACATTAATGTTGCAACTCATGGAACAGTACTTTATGATTCAGTAGGTTTTGCATTAGAAGATTATTCTGTATTAAGGCTGATTTATTCTCTTGCTAAAAAGAATAAAGTAGGAAGAGAAATGAATTTGATTCCTGAAATTAATGATGTTAAAAATTTATTCTCTTTGTTATAAGAGTGATGGAAAATAAGGAGTATAAATGGAAAAAATAATTAAGTTAGTAGAAGTGTATTCAGATATTGCAGGGCATAAAAAAGGAGCATCTTTAGGTATTGATGCTTTAAAACAATCCTGTGAAGATTTAGATTCACAGTATTTCAAAAAATATTTAAGTGAAGCTATTAAAGATGAAAATGATGCATATAAAGAAAAAAGCGAATTTGAACATGCTAAATATATTGATAAAATTTATTTAGTAATATCACGCTTAGCAAACAGAATAAAAGACATAAGAGAAAAAAAACAATTTCCTATTGTTTTAGCGGGAGATCATGCTTCATGTGCAGGAACTATGCATGGTTTAAGAATGGCACATCCAAACAGTGAAATAGGAGTTGTTTATATTGATGCTCATGCAGATATTCACTCCCCTTATACTTCTGATTCAGGAAATATGCATGGTATGCCTTTGGCAATGGCGTGTAATTTAGACAATAAAGATTCAATGATTCATGATATTACAGACAAAGAAAAAGAGTACTGGGACAAACTGAAATTTTTGGCAGGAAAAAAAGAAGCTTCTATCAAACCAGAAAATGTAGTATTTTGTGCGCTTAGAGATTTTGAAACCCCAGAACAAGACTTGATAACTAAATACAATATTCCTGTGCATACAGTTGCTGATATTACTTTAAACGGTGTATCAAACACAGTAAAGGCTATTTTTGAGAAACTAGCTCATTGTGAGCATATTTATGTATCTTTTGATGTAGACAGTATTGATCCTTTATATGTTCCAGGAACAGGTACTCCTGCTAAAGAAGGTTTATCTTATGACCAAGCCTTACAATTAAATATGGAATTGATTAAAAATAAAAAAGTATGTTGTTGGGAAATAGCAGAAATTAATCCTATTTTTAATAAAAGAAAAGACGATTCTGATAAACTTTTTAAAATATTAGAAAATGTTACCAATATGTTGGTAAAACATTATTAGTAAAAAGCTGGTTTTTTTACATACTTTTTGATTTTATTAAAAAGTATGTATTTCATTTGAAAAGAGTATATTAAAGACTGGTATGCTAAAGCTCTTTGATTCTCTCAAATTCTTCAATAATATCCTCAATATCTTCAATTCCTACAGCTATTCGTATTAAATCAATGGGAATATTATTCTGCTTTAAAAAATTTCTTCCTTTTTCACAAGTAATGAAGTCATAATGAGCCAAATATACATAAGGCATAAGAAGCGTAAATTCAGTTCCTAAACTAGGACCTTTTGGGAAATTAAGTAAATCATATACTTTTTGGAAACTTTTATTAAAAGTAAGAGAAATTATTCCCCCTACAGCTTCTTTATGTTCCATAACTTTGACATAATTTTCTTCTTTTAGGGTATGAAAAAGTTCATCTACAAAAGGTGCTTTTTCAAGATATTTAATTAGTTTAATTGTATTTGCATTGATTTTTTGCATTCTTTTTTCATAAAAACTGCTTTGGTAAGCTAAGCGTTGAATATCTTTAATATAAGGTTTATCACAATGTTTGAAAAATTCTTCTTTACAAAAAGACAAGGGTGAGTTTTCATTTAAGATGAGTACTCCCATTAATACATCTGCATTTCCACAGGCATATTTGGTTAAAGACTCTATCATAATATCGGCATAAGGTTTTAAGTTGATATTATAAGGCGTAGCAAAAGTAGCATCCACTATCAATGGAATATTATATTTTTTACATAAAGCAGATAAAGCAATAATATCTACACTTAATAATAAAGGATTAGTAGGAAGCTCTGTTACAATTGCAGATACTTGTAAACCATGTGATTTTAAATATTCTTCTAATAATGAGAGCTTTTTAATATCGTAAAATATTTTGCTTTCATTGTGATGATTTTTAACCACATTCATTGTGTCTAAATATAACCATCCCAGTTGAACTAAAATAGTTCTTCCGTTTTTTGCCCCAATACTTTTAATTCCTTTTAGGGCTGAATAAATTGAGTTCATCCCAGAAGGAGATAAACAAAGATTCTCTTTTTTTTGTTTATAGGCAGCTGCTATATTATTTAATAAAACATCTTGTGCTTTATTTTCATCAGGATAAAGAACTTCTTCATGTTTGTTTTTTAATAAACCCAAGTCATATAAATAATCTTGTGCAAAACGTGAGCTTAGATTACAGCCCACGTGTTGAATGAATTTAAGTACTTTTTGTAATTGACAGGTGTTTTTAAGTACAAGAATAATTCCGAAGTTTTCATCAACATTAATACTATTGTGAATAAAATACTTATCAGCAATAATTTTTACTGCTTTTTGTGAAGATACAACAACTACTTCAAAATCATCACTTACCTTATATTTCTTTTTTATATATAAAGCCATTTGTTTTAAATAAGGGTGTAAAATAAAACGAGGATATGCCGTAACGATTTGTTCTACAATTTGAGGTGTTTGTTCTTCATAATCAATTACATGCTGTAATTTTGGCATAGAAACTGAAACGGCATGAATATTATTAATAGGTATGCTTTGTCCCAGAGGAATTTCTTTAAAGATTTTTTTTGACATAGTCTTCGCTTATTATTGTAAATTTTAATATTTTTATGATTATACCTTTTTTTTAAAAAATCATTACAAGATATTAAAAAAGTAAATACCTTAATTATTTACTCTTGTTTCTTTTTAGCCC
This genomic interval from Campylobacteraceae bacterium contains the following:
- a CDS encoding ornithine cyclodeaminase; translation: MIVLEIKDIKELISKVGYKDFFLQLIDTLEEDYKNWDDFDKSPRVANHVHGGVIELMPISNDEMYSFKYVNGHPKNPDQGKFTVMATGQLSLTNTGEPLMFSEMTLLTAFRTAATSAMMAKHMAKKESKVLALIGTGSQSEFQYLAYSFIFDLEEVRFYDTDPKAMRKFEKNMAQFNVKLTPCKDSREAVIGADLITTCTADKKYQTVLTKDMITKDVFINGLGGDCPGKTEIEKELVEASTVVVEFLPQSKIEGEIQQMPKDFTCTEFHEIIKGEKNINVATHGTVLYDSVGFALEDYSVLRLIYSLAKKNKVGREMNLIPEINDVKNLFSLL
- a CDS encoding PLP-dependent transferase: MSKKIFKEIPLGQSIPINNIHAVSVSMPKLQHVIDYEEQTPQIVEQIVTAYPRFILHPYLKQMALYIKKKYKVSDDFEVVVVSSQKAVKIIADKYFIHNSINVDENFGIILVLKNTCQLQKVLKFIQHVGCNLSSRFAQDYLYDLGLLKNKHEEVLYPDENKAQDVLLNNIAAAYKQKKENLCLSPSGMNSIYSALKGIKSIGAKNGRTILVQLGWLYLDTMNVVKNHHNESKIFYDIKKLSLLEEYLKSHGLQVSAIVTELPTNPLLLSVDIIALSALCKKYNIPLIVDATFATPYNINLKPYADIMIESLTKYACGNADVLMGVLILNENSPLSFCKEEFFKHCDKPYIKDIQRLAYQSSFYEKRMQKINANTIKLIKYLEKAPFVDELFHTLKEENYVKVMEHKEAVGGIISLTFNKSFQKVYDLLNFPKGPSLGTEFTLLMPYVYLAHYDFITCEKGRNFLKQNNIPIDLIRIAVGIEDIEDIIEEFERIKEL
- a CDS encoding arginase; amino-acid sequence: MEKIIKLVEVYSDIAGHKKGASLGIDALKQSCEDLDSQYFKKYLSEAIKDENDAYKEKSEFEHAKYIDKIYLVISRLANRIKDIREKKQFPIVLAGDHASCAGTMHGLRMAHPNSEIGVVYIDAHADIHSPYTSDSGNMHGMPLAMACNLDNKDSMIHDITDKEKEYWDKLKFLAGKKEASIKPENVVFCALRDFETPEQDLITKYNIPVHTVADITLNGVSNTVKAIFEKLAHCEHIYVSFDVDSIDPLYVPGTGTPAKEGLSYDQALQLNMELIKNKKVCCWEIAEINPIFNKRKDDSDKLFKILENVTNMLVKHY
- a CDS encoding copper chaperone PCu(A)C, which codes for MFKKSILSLLLLCSSIYASSIEITNAYIRATPPMVPNSAAFLSIVNNSNEDITLDSITSNIVSNIEMHNSSMKNAVMSMKQVKNILIKANSSTTLKPGSLHIMLFGIKNKPLKAGDKHEFIFNFSNKEILTLQLSVKSVMQGMMHSKMKKMDHSLMPMKMQDETAMKHKKMIESK